The genomic DNA GTGGTTGAGTCCCATGAACGCCAGGACGCCACCGAACAGGAGCCGCGCGAGGAGGAAGACCTCCCCGGAGCCGGGCGATCCGAACAGGGGCGGCCCGGCCTGCAGGAGGAGGCCGGTCATCGGTGGCCCCCCGTCGATTCCGGTTCCAATACGTTACCAACTTCCGGTTCGCGTGCAGCTTCCATTGCGTTACCACGTTGACCGGACGGATACTTATCTCCTCGCTGACATCGGTGTGACCGGGTAACGGGCACTGCTCCCGGGTTACGAATGCGTTACCGGACGCGGGCCGACGGGAATGGGGGCCCGCACCGGTGGTCTCCGGGCGGGCCGGTAGTCGGGCTGGACGCGGGAGACAGGAAGGGGGTTGCTCGACGGGCGGGCCGGTTCAGCCCCAGTGGTCGGGGTAGGCCTCGGCCAGCACCTCGGGTCGTTCGAGCAGGCGCTCCCGCACGGGTTCGACGACCTCGTCGATGTAGTGGGCGACGGCCGGTTTGAGGTCGGCCGGGTGGAGTTCGCCGGAGACGAAGTCGGCCTCCAGGTCGTCGTAGGAGCCGTACTCCAGGTCGCCGCCGTACTCCTCGGGGCGCTCGACGACCAGGTCCTCGCCGCGCACGCCGAGGACGGGGAAGACGAGCCGGTGGAGGTACTCGAGGACGCCGTTGTCCTCGACCTCACCTGCCGGGCAGTAGGCGGCCTGGACCTTCTCCTCGATGGCCTCGCGGTCGTCGGTGAGGAAGATGCCCGAGGAGCGGTCGCTGCTGGAGATCTTGTCGGCCTCGCCCTCGTCGTCCGAGCGGGTCAGTCCCGAGAGGAGCGGGGCGAACACGCAGCGGGGCTTGCTGAAGCCGTGCTGGGGGAGGACCTCGCGTGCGAGCATGTAGATGCCGCGCTGGTCGATGCCGCCGTAGGCGATGTCGGCCTCCAGGGCGGCCACGTCCAGGCTCTGCATCAGCGTGTAGACCAGCCCCCCGAGCTTGGGGTTGTCGGACTGCCGGACGACCTCGCTGCCCGCGCGCTGGGCGCGCGAGATGGTCGTGTTCGCGAGCATCCGGTAGAGCTCCAGCGTGTACGGCTCCTCGAGCTGGTAGTCCGTGCCCCGCGTGAAGGTGATGGCGTCGGGGTCGGCGCCGGCCGACTCGACCATCCCCTCGATGGCGAGGCGGTAGTAGGTGGAGCGGGCGTCGAGCAGTTCGAACGGGGACTTCTCGTCGTCGAGGTGGGCGTGCAGGTCCGCGATGAGGACCGTCACGTCCAGCCCGGCCTCGATGAAGTCCGCGAGCTTGCGCATCGTCGTGAAGTGCCCGATGTGCATCTCCCCGGTCGGCGCGTAGCCGATGTACGCCGTCGGTTCGTCCTGCTCCTCGAAGAGGTCGTGCAGCTCCTCCTCGGTCACCACCTCCTCGGTGTGGCGGGCCACCAGTTCGGCGCGTTCGGCCGTGTCCATACGCCACGGTCCGGGGGGCGGCGATTAAATGGTTCGAAGGCCCGGCAGAGGTTCGCTCCCGGTTGGAGCGTTCCAGTAACCGTAAGACCAAGCGGTTGCTCCTTCCGGTATGGACGACGGGACCGCCACGGATGCCCCGGTCGCCCCCGCAGACCCGCCCGCGGGGAGCGCGGCCGGGACCGTCCGCGCGTACTACGAGACGCTCCGCGACGGCGAGCCCCTCTACCCGTACTTCGCCGACTCGCCCGCGACCGTGAAGTTCGGCGTCGGCGAGCGCCTGACCGGGTACGAGGCCGTCGTGGCCGGGCTCCGCGAGCAGACCCGCACCACGGACGACTGGCAGGTCGACTCCGAGTGCCTCGTCGTCGAGGGCCAGGACTGCCACGCCTGGTTCTCGGACGACGTGTTCATGGCGTGGACCGACACGGAGCAGCGTGTCCGCCACGAGTTCGACACGCGCTGGTCCGGGACGATGGAGCGGAACACGGATACGGGCGACTCGGACGGGACGGACGCCCCGGCGTGGCTGTTCACCGGGATGCACGTCAGCACGAGCGTGGAGGGTCGGTAGTGGTCGGTCCCGTCTCCGACGAGGAGCGCTCGGACGCCGCGTTCAAGATCAAGGTCGCCATCGTCGCCTTCGTCGGCCTGTCGGCGGGCCTCATCACGCTCCAGGGCGACGGTCCGCTCTGGATGAGCGGGCTCGCCGTCCTCGCGGGTGTGCTCACGGGCCTGCTGCTCGTCTACATCGTCTTCCCCGGCGATGGCTCGGTCCGGTCCAGCCGGGACCGACGCTAGCCGGTCGCGGGGGCGGACGGGGGTCCGCGTCCCCCGGTGACATCGGTGTCAGCGCGCATTGAAGTCGCTCAGTCGCGTATCGACGGGCAATGGCAGACACCACCCCGACACCGGGCATCCACCACGTGACCTGCATCGCCGGCGACCCGCAGCGCAACCTCGACTTCTGGGTCGAGACCCTCGGTCTCCGGCTGGTGAAGCGCTCCATCAACCAGGACGACCCCGGGACGTACCACTTCTTCTTCGCCGACGCGGAGGGGACCCCGGGCACGAGCATGACGTTCTTCCCCTGGGAGGGGATGGGCCGCGGCAAGGTCGGCTCCGGGCAGGTCTCCCGGACGGCGTTCCGCGTCCCCGAGGGCAGCCTCGACTACTGGGAGGAACGCTTCGACGAGTACGGCGTCGCGTACGACGAGCGGGTGGAACGGTTCGGTGAGACGGTCCTTCCCTTCGAGGACCCGGACGGCCTCCCCGTCGAACTCGTCGCGGTCGAGATCCCCGAGGACGACCCGACGGTCCCGTGGACCGAGTGGGTCCCGGCCGAGCACGCAATCCGGGGGTTCC from Haloglomus litoreum includes the following:
- a CDS encoding tyrosine--tRNA ligase, yielding MDTAERAELVARHTEEVVTEEELHDLFEEQDEPTAYIGYAPTGEMHIGHFTTMRKLADFIEAGLDVTVLIADLHAHLDDEKSPFELLDARSTYYRLAIEGMVESAGADPDAITFTRGTDYQLEEPYTLELYRMLANTTISRAQRAGSEVVRQSDNPKLGGLVYTLMQSLDVAALEADIAYGGIDQRGIYMLAREVLPQHGFSKPRCVFAPLLSGLTRSDDEGEADKISSSDRSSGIFLTDDREAIEEKVQAAYCPAGEVEDNGVLEYLHRLVFPVLGVRGEDLVVERPEEYGGDLEYGSYDDLEADFVSGELHPADLKPAVAHYIDEVVEPVRERLLERPEVLAEAYPDHWG
- a CDS encoding DUF3225 domain-containing protein, which gives rise to MDDGTATDAPVAPADPPAGSAAGTVRAYYETLRDGEPLYPYFADSPATVKFGVGERLTGYEAVVAGLREQTRTTDDWQVDSECLVVEGQDCHAWFSDDVFMAWTDTEQRVRHEFDTRWSGTMERNTDTGDSDGTDAPAWLFTGMHVSTSVEGR